The Capsicum annuum cultivar UCD-10X-F1 chromosome 1, UCD10Xv1.1, whole genome shotgun sequence sequence TAAAGTTGTCTCAAAAATttacttagacccctcaactaagatCTGTACCTATTAGACTCCTAACCCACTCAAATTTTGATCCAATTTGGCCTTTTTTACACAATCAGCAAAAGATATATAGAGAGTGTAACACACTTACGTGGCATAAATGACGAATTAAAAGTGacacttgaaattgaattaaaaaatattccataactaattaaattataattaaaaaaaattataacttttattaaaataaaataaaaaactaaaccCCCCTGCTTTGCCACTCACACCTTCCTCTTcttcattaacttttttttttaaaaaaggcaaaaaactaaacaccccctcccccctcccctgCCCCcatactttcttcttcttcatcttgtaCAAAAAAATTCTCCGACGTAGCTTCATTTTTTCCGATAAAATTCTTCCTGTTCTACAATGAtaaatgagatggagaaaattcaaaatgaattGAGGAAGATGAATAGCTTATTGATTTATGAAAATAgcattttgatttttctttttgaattaaatttacaTTTTTGTTGATTTGTGGAAAAAATGGATTTACATTTTTCAggcaaacttttatttttttgggtaaaCTTCCATTTTCTCCGGCAAACTAATGGCGGGAAAGAATTAAGAATAAGAtcaaactaagaacaaaaaaattcaaattgaattcaaacataaattcaaaactaagaacaaaaaagcagaaaaagaagaaaaaatgggagGAGaattaagtttaagaaaaaaaatgaggaagaagagtgggagaaaaaaatgaagaggGGAGGGATCGGATGGGGGTGGCTGGGTGGGagcctttaaaaaaaaaattttattaataattttttggggCCCTCAGTGCCGCTTGGCACGTTTTCATTCGTggtttagtaaaaaaaataccTCCTCACGCGCTCCTATTGAATGAAAACATGCAGAGTGCCATGTAGGCAAAAAAGATCTGATTGGATCAAATTCGGGTGGGTTAGGGGTCTAATAGGTACatgccttagttgaggggtctaagtgaattttcgggacAACTTTAAGTGACTGTCGATGACTTAAGGCTTTATAATCTGATACatagcacaaatatatatatatgtatgaaatttgacATTACTGAGAGTTTTTTTGTCACACCATATACATAACTATGTATTTGGCCTATATACTGCTAAACTATTTTACTTCAAAACAATATAAATAAcagagttatgtatatgtatgtcaCACAAACTgctaagttattttatttttaacccatATACATAAGCAATTGTGCATCTGTATTAACATACCATATACATAGCATAGTTATGTATAGAACTCTGTTAGACCTGTTGGTTTGTGTTCTTTCAACCTATATACATAGCATGCTTATGTATATGAAAGAATGTTAGCCATTGTTCATCTGTATGATCAGTATTGAAAAATTTTGTATAAGTTTTGTTGCATATTATACTAATAGTGATTTACAAGGTATATTATTACATAGGATGCCATTCGAATACAATTGTCCAAATCAACCCGAGATTCCTCAATCTCTAATTTTGACCATGGGAAGTGAtttggtgtttcaaaattttgaaactgAAAAACTGTCACTAAATTTAAGGGATACATTAATTACAATTTTGTAAATATAGCGTTAATTGAGTTATGTATTTAAGGAAGAtgttttatttccttaattattattaaatcaGTTAATTCATATATATAAGTAGTAATGTATATCGGGGTTgagttatgtatatgaataattaaaatttgggagagagaaaaattaaataaaaaattaggagAGAAGATAATTAAGAAGCAAACTAgtgggatttatgttattttcactatttctaattctttttcaATAGCCTGAAAAAAAAAGATGTCTTATAATAATTAagtgtgatatagtaaaattatgtgACAAGTCAAGCATAAATAAATACGGGTGGACCTAgaaagtataaatttaaagttACGCAAAGAATTTTACTTAAATGAGTTTAAAGTTGCTGAAAGATTTTTACTTAAATGCATAATGTTTAATTTCAAAATGAGATTATTTCTAACCTAATAAATGTTAACACATCTAGGCTTTAACTTTTTATTAAGGACATTAATGTTTTAAAATCAACTTAAGCCAcattaaaatagtttttctatataattattataggaaaaaataataaatagtattaATATCCAATTGATATTGGATTATATTCAAAAGATGAATCATGCTATTTAACTGACAAAACCTCTTAGTTTTAGGCATTACCCCAAAACAATGGCAAAGCTAAATATATTCTCGTGCATTCTCATGTTATTTTTCATAAGTTTTTGCCAGGTAAAATATCAATTGAAATTTATTATAAATCCCtaagaatatttttgaataattttgattgTTTAAGTTTGTAAAATATGTgtatttttagtctttttaaatatttattaactttaatagttaaattatatgaaaattgtgtagaagaaaaaaagatttaattATGAAAACTcaaatttagagttgcattccttgctatttttctattatttctaatgTTTGATGTAGGTTTTTTAGGCGCAGTCTCTACTATTTCTCAAGTTGtgatttttaaacttttttggtGTTTCTAGTTGATTGGTCACTCACAATGTTCGTTATATCTAatattcaaaatttgataaatttataacaaatatcaaaattatttatttttgacaaacTTAAAATACTAGATGTACAGAAGTTATATATATCCATCCCAACCATAAAAGACTATTTAATTTGTACTACTTATCGTAAGAGTAAATTATAATTCTGTTATGCAGGGAGCTAGAATTGGGAGTTGGTGTGTTGCAAATTGGAGTGCAACAGATGATGCATTAAAAGCCTATTTGGATGAACATTCAACTCAGAAAACCTTGCTTTGAGCCAAATACAACTCACAGTCATGCTTCCTACATTCTTAACCTTGAGTTTAAGATACATCATGTTCCATGTCCAGAGACACTCGGGATGATAGTTCATACAAATCCATGTATGCTTTTCTCATGATAGATTTCCTAATTTAAAGTTGACGTATTTAGTTCTACTGAAAAGTCgtctacttatttttttattatgtttatattgcAGCTTATGAAGATTGTATGTACAGATGAAGTTTCTCAACAAGATAGTTCATTTAATTAGCGAATGCAAAATACCTTAATTTGtattaattaagaaattcctAATTATGAAGCATCGTTGAATAAAAAATGATTGCTTCTTAGATCGTCTATTAATCATTTTAGCAAATGTGTAGTAGATGATCCTCTATTTAAGTTTCtttatgaaatatttgagatattataGCAGTCTCTTGATATAAATTTTATGAACGAGAAAGGGCCAAAAATATCCctaaactatttgaaatgaaGCAAAATACctctgttgattttttttttgctcaaaaatacccctcattaaatttttagctaaaaaatgccccTCTCTCTAATGGAATGACACTAAGCACgctatatgaataaaaaataccaCATGGTCAGTCCACATTAGCGTTCAAATGAAAAATCACCCCATTTATCAGGCCATTTTTTGTCCATTTAAAATTTGACTATCAAGCTCGATTTTCATATCCGATTCGACCATCATAtcaataaaaaaggaaataactagCAATGAACTCAATAAAGCACAAAATAAAATGCGAAGCTATTCAAAAGAACGTAACGAAACTCTGGGAATTGCAATAACATGGCATTTTACAAGAGGAATACTAtgaagatttcaacttttcattttctcttgttaATACTTCCTAATCCCCAGAATATAGAGAagacagaaaaaaaaaataggacgATGCACAAAACATTCTGTGTTAGTAGGATCTCGGAGTatagaattcatcattttttGTAATCCCAAAGAAGCAAAAGAAAAGTGTGCAACCAACCTAATTTCGCTAGATAATATACCCAGAAAGTAGTAAACCTAGAGGAATGACAAAATTAGGGGAACAAGGAAAAAGTATGCTATACCAAGGAGGCCGAATAGAGTAATCCCAGGAATCTTACCGTGGTTGAATCGACATGAAAATCGAGCTTGGTGGTCCGATTTTAAATGGACAAAAAATGGTTTGATCAATGGGGTGATATTCCACGTGAACGCTGACGTGGACTGATCTGTGATATTTCCACTTGGTGTCATTCCGTTAGATAGAggaatatttttgagccaaaaatttaaCGGGAGGTATTTTTTGAGCTAGAAAACTAACAAAGGTTATTTTTACTCCATTCCGCCAGTTCAAGAGTATTTTTGGCCCTTTTCCATTTTATGAATGTGAACATTTTGGttataattacatattttaaCATGATGATGACAATAACATAGGGTCCGATCAGATTACCAATTGGTGACATAGTTTAGAAATGAATATGTGCAACTCCCATTagtgaaataaattaataatgcATGAGTTTAGCGATGAAAATGTGAACAacgaagaagaaaagaaagaggagGACTAAACATTGAACAAATAAGTAATTAGCACCAAATATAAGAATCAAACTGAGAAAATTAACGATAGGAGAGAATGAGAGGACTCACCCTTTTGTAGAGCAATGAACGGGACCTCGAACCTCCACCACTTATCAAAACATTAAATGTATTATATTCAAAGAGCGGTATAGTAAAATTACTCTTactatttattctttcttaaggAGTGTAAGAAGTTAACAGTGAACAAGTAAAGATGAATGGAAGGAGTAGAAATGACAATTTCCCTTACTCTTCACCGACTTGTCATGTTCACTCTGCCTCTATTTTCCAATCATTCAATACAGACACTGCGACGATAACTTACGACAAAGATTATGGCAGGGGCGTATCTAGGTGGAGCTTACTGGGTTCACGTTAGCCATACTCCCCTCCCTAGATCATATATAGTagtgttatatttttttctaaaaatatttaaatataaatgtgTGAACTCACTCTAgaaatattttcataataatgCATCCATCCACTCAAAATTCTAGATATGCCTCTGAATAATGGCTCCGTATCTCACCACCTTGAGGTTTCCCCGACCCCTTCAATGGTTACTTATCTACTCCTTCACATCTCTGTCTTACTCAAACTTAAGATTGGTTCTGTTAAATTAGCTACTGGTAATCTAGTATACAACTCAATAAAATTTAGTTGTCGTTTGATCatgtatattttttactttattttttaaggtTGAAGGTATAATTCTGGAAATCACATTAGGCCAATAAAAAGTAATTTTCACCTTTACGTATCATTTTAAATTACTTAGAGAAATTCAGAAACAACTTAAATTTGTATTCATAATCAAATGCTACTCTGATTCTCAAAGTACTCCCTCCGCTTGAATTTGTTTGATCCACTTTTCATTTTGGTCtgtttaaaaaatgaataaccctttcttctttttgtaactctttaattctaacttttcggacatgtttaagaccacaataTTGAAGAACATTTTGATACATtaaacatatctttaatttaagatcatgagattcaaaatcacttttattttattcctcaaaCATGAATTCAAACTCGATGACCTCAAGAGATAAGATAGGTAATGTAGATAACACTAATCCTGTAAAGAACTAAAATGTCAGCAATAATGTTTTGTTTCTACGAGACTAGAACAGAATGACCACCATTTATTCAGAAACAAAGTACCAAACCACAATTAAGGTACACAATATTTCTTCTTCTAATGCTGACACAAATACTATCAAAGATCACTCTCAGAAGTCAGTGTGATACatcaacttcaaagcaaaaagaaaaacaaccacCCCGTGCACTAAATTTGCGCTATGCGCACAACCACCCCGTGCACTAAATTTGCGCTATGCGCAGTATCCGAGGAAGGGCCAAACCACAAACGCTAATCGCTATTGAAAGGAAATAAAGTTAAATGACAATATCACCAATTCTTGAAATTACCAATGATAAAGGATGCTAATACTACAAACTACTCACTGGCCCCGAGCAGGGTCATCAGGAACTCCTTGTAGTAACCTGATGTGTCATCAGCTACTGCATATTCAAGAGTAGTATTCTTCATTTTAACATATTCTTCCTTAACTTTCATCATATCAATTTCAGCTCTAGTTACAATGGTTCTAGTCAGAGAATCCTCGTCAGTTCCAAGCCCATCCGTGGAGCCCTTTATGACCTGAAAGGCCAAGATACGGAGGAGAAAAAAGGATGATTTAGTCACTGTCAATAGGTGACAAGCGCTATTAGATATCCAGGGGATATAAGGAGATGATAAAACAGTTCAAAACTTCAAAGCCGCTCGATATCAAGAGCAAGTGTTTGAGGGGGTGGTGGTAATACATTAAGATCCAGAAGGGAATTACCATCTAATTTACCAAATGATTAGAAATTTTCTTATACGTTCAAGTATGATCCATGACGAAGCTAGTGTCTGTACCAATTTTCGCTAAAACAAATATGACTATATGCACCTAAATAGAAGGATTCTTGAAGGAAAAAAAGGGcacaaaataataagaaaaaaataaagtctaacGAGGTAATCGTTTATGACATTTTTTGTTACCTCAGCAAAATGCTTCTCCGGGGAGTCTATGCACCAGATAACCACTTTCAAGATAGATTCTAAGAGACCTTCGCCACAATTCGTTATATCCTGTGATGGAAAGTTGGTCCAAAAAAAATAAGACTGACAGAAGAGCAAGAAACTAAAGAGAAGTAAATCTGGTGGCTTAAAGATAACTGACCTGATCAATGGAGAATCCATAGTTTTGCTTATAGCACTCGAATGTTGCCTTAAGCTGATGAATGTTCCTGGTGCTGAGTATCAGGACAAGTTCGTCACAATCTAATTGTTTTGTTCTAGTGGCTTCACGAAGCTTTGAAGCCTCTAGATTAGCAATACTATGGTCGACTAATTGCTTGTTGTATCTGTAGGAACTGACTAGACTGATTAGAACCTGCACAACAGGCTCTGAGCATAAGTAAAAAGAAATATCTTAATTTTGCCCTCCTTATACTTTGGGACGATACATCCCCTTTCTATTAGCAAATTGTCTCGGGTTTTCCCAAGAAAATCTATTTGAGCTCCACTAAAGCAAGGGAAAATATAAGAGGATTTGCTAATGACAAGGGTATGAATGACGCCAAAGTGTATCAGGGGATAAAAATAAGACAACTAATATAGTAGAGAGGGAATTTTGACCTTTTTCCTATTACAAATTAGATAATACTGCACCGGCGAACAAAGAGAGATTGAACAATATTGTTCAAAGAAACATTATTCATCTTCAATCAATAGTACTGTGACTGGAAATAGTGAAATAAATTAACCTTTTGGACAGGAATAGAGGCATGTGCTATGATATCTTCTTCAAGTGAACAGCCAAAGAGAGCACAATACGCTTGTCTCACAGCAATCAGATGATCAGGAGTAGATGCACAGGCTATCTCTACCATCACTTGTAGACGGGTTATGTCATGCATCCATGAATTTAAAACCTCATTCACTAGCCTCGCATCTCGTTCAGGAGGATCATATGTCCAGAGGATCACTGCCTTCTGTCATGCATCAAACATGAAAAACgaagaaaattataaaacttttgaGATTAACTAGTAAATCTGCAGGAAAGGAACCGTCAACAagcttattcatttttaattctaACAGAATTTCACTCCTCGACTATCTCATTGACGATATGCTACCTTCCACCAACATAGGCTTATGATTTATTAGCATATAAAACAGATGTTTGTACGAAGCAAAAAAAGAGAATACCCTGAAATCACCAGATAATTCAGAATGAAGATCATCAA is a genomic window containing:
- the LOC107857173 gene encoding annexin D3-like, whose translation is MGCSILVPDIVPSPIRDAETLRKSFKGHFLGLGTDEKAIVSVLGHRNASQRKKIKEAYQQLYDKSLIDDLHSELSGDFRKAVILWTYDPPERDARLVNEVLNSWMHDITRLQVMVEIACASTPDHLIAVRQAYCALFGCSLEEDIIAHASIPVQKVLISLVSSYRYNKQLVDHSIANLEASKLREATRTKQLDCDELVLILSTRNIHQLKATFECYKQNYGFSIDQDITNCGEGLLESILKVVIWCIDSPEKHFAEVIKGSTDGLGTDEDSLTRTIVTRAEIDMMKVKEEYVKMKNTTLEYAVADDTSGYYKEFLMTLLGASE